From the genome of Flavobacterium luteolum, one region includes:
- a CDS encoding Gfo/Idh/MocA family protein: MLKVGVLGAGHLGKIHLRLLQQSDKYELVGFYDENQENAEKISKEFGYKNFSTIAKLIHAVDVIDIVTPTLSHYKCAKVAIKSGKHIFIEKPIANTVEEAEEIIALANEYNVKGQVGHVERFNPAFIATKNMIENPMFIETHRLAEFNPRGTDVPVVLDLMIHDIDAILSVVNSKVKDIHASGVSVISDTPDIANARIEFENGCVANLTASRISLKNMRKSRFFQKDAYISVDFLEKKCEVVRMKDAPEVPGDFDMILQNAEGVKKQIYFTNPDVEQNNAILDELNSFADAINNNTTPVVTLEQATDALRVAYQIIDCFNK; encoded by the coding sequence ATGTTAAAAGTAGGAGTTTTAGGTGCTGGTCATCTTGGTAAAATACATTTACGCTTATTACAACAATCTGACAAATACGAATTAGTTGGATTTTACGACGAAAATCAAGAAAATGCCGAAAAAATCTCAAAAGAGTTTGGCTACAAAAACTTCAGTACAATTGCAAAACTCATTCACGCTGTCGACGTGATTGATATTGTAACTCCAACTCTCTCACACTATAAATGTGCTAAAGTTGCCATAAAATCAGGAAAACATATCTTTATTGAAAAACCAATCGCAAACACTGTAGAAGAAGCCGAAGAAATTATCGCTTTAGCAAATGAATACAATGTAAAAGGGCAAGTAGGTCACGTAGAGCGTTTTAATCCCGCTTTTATTGCTACGAAAAATATGATCGAAAATCCGATGTTTATAGAAACGCATCGTTTGGCAGAATTTAATCCGCGTGGTACAGATGTTCCTGTGGTTTTAGATTTAATGATTCATGATATTGATGCTATTTTAAGCGTTGTTAATTCAAAAGTAAAAGATATTCATGCAAGCGGTGTATCTGTAATTAGTGATACTCCAGATATTGCCAATGCTAGAATTGAATTTGAAAATGGCTGTGTTGCCAATTTAACTGCAAGTAGAATTTCTTTGAAAAACATGCGCAAATCACGTTTCTTTCAAAAAGACGCTTATATTTCTGTTGACTTTTTAGAAAAAAAATGTGAAGTGGTTCGTATGAAAGATGCCCCAGAAGTTCCAGGAGATTTTGATATGATTCTTCAAAATGCTGAAGGAGTTAAAAAACAAATTTATTTCACTAATCCAGATGTTGAGCAAAATAATGCAATCTTAGATGAATTAAATTCGTTTGCAGATGCAATAAACAACAATACAACTCCAGTTGTAACACTTGAACAAGCAACAGACGCATTACGTGTAGCGTATCAAATTATTGATTGTTTCAATAAATAG
- a CDS encoding protein-L-isoaspartate(D-aspartate) O-methyltransferase — translation MKDTAKHQGLRNQLVTTLEQKGITDKAVLDAIKKIPRHLFLNSSFEDYAYQDKAFPIGAGQTISQPYTVAFQSQLLEVKRDHKVLEIGTGSGYQTAVLFMLGAKVYTVERQSELFKKTSNLFPKLNIRPKHVTFGDGYKGLPNFAPFDSIIVTAGAPFIPQPLMAQLKIGGRLVIPLGEDIQIMTLLIRKNETQFEKHEFGEFRFVPLLEDKN, via the coding sequence TTGAAAGATACTGCCAAACATCAAGGACTTCGTAATCAATTAGTAACTACTTTAGAGCAGAAAGGAATTACTGATAAAGCGGTGCTGGATGCGATAAAAAAAATCCCGAGACACCTTTTTTTAAATTCAAGTTTTGAAGATTATGCTTATCAAGACAAGGCTTTTCCTATTGGAGCAGGACAAACTATTTCGCAGCCATACACAGTTGCTTTTCAATCGCAATTGTTGGAAGTAAAAAGAGATCATAAAGTTCTTGAAATCGGGACCGGTTCTGGTTATCAGACTGCTGTTTTGTTTATGCTTGGGGCTAAAGTATATACTGTTGAAAGACAAAGTGAATTGTTTAAAAAAACGTCAAACTTATTTCCAAAATTAAATATTCGCCCTAAGCACGTTACATTTGGAGATGGATATAAAGGATTGCCAAATTTTGCGCCATTTGACAGTATTATAGTTACAGCGGGTGCGCCTTTTATTCCACAGCCTTTAATGGCACAATTGAAAATAGGAGGTAGATTGGTTATTCCGTTAGGAGAAGATATCCAGATTATGACTTTATTGATTAGAAAGAACGAAACTCAATTTGAAAAACATGAGTTTGGAGAATTTAGATTTGTTCCTCTATTAGAAGATAAAAATTAA
- a CDS encoding Fic family protein, whose amino-acid sequence MKSLLKNAREQKGLKTRELAQLAGIDQALISKFESGTRKPTKEQISKLAQLLEIDYETLMIAWLKEKILYEIGDEEFALKALKVTEDEIKYNKTVSNLKLSTSLEKILKEIDLLKEKLDSYRQFDSFKIKQALELEYTFESNRIEGNTMTLRETDMVINEGLTISGKSMREHLEAINHQEAIAFIKDLMNKNNSLNERDLLSIHNLILRGIIPEDAGRYRKVQVMIQGNTHMPPQPLIVPQEMEEYFTWYEINKNKLHPVILAAEMHERLVTIHPFIDGNGRTSRLIMNLILMQKGYLIANIKGDYETRMQYYQSLEIAQTKKDKDDFFLFIAQKEKESLERYISILTQ is encoded by the coding sequence ATGAAATCACTTTTAAAAAACGCAAGAGAGCAAAAAGGTCTTAAAACCCGTGAGTTGGCTCAACTGGCGGGAATAGATCAAGCATTAATCAGTAAATTTGAATCGGGAACGCGTAAACCAACAAAAGAACAAATTTCAAAACTAGCCCAGCTTTTAGAAATTGATTACGAAACTTTAATGATTGCCTGGCTTAAAGAAAAAATTCTTTATGAAATTGGCGATGAAGAATTTGCTTTGAAAGCATTAAAAGTTACTGAAGACGAAATCAAATACAACAAGACAGTCTCTAATCTTAAACTATCTACTTCTTTAGAAAAAATCTTAAAAGAAATTGATCTTCTAAAAGAAAAATTAGATTCATACAGACAATTCGACAGCTTTAAGATCAAACAAGCATTGGAACTTGAATATACATTTGAAAGCAATAGAATTGAAGGAAATACTATGACTCTTCGTGAAACAGATATGGTTATAAATGAAGGTTTAACAATTTCTGGAAAAAGCATGCGAGAGCATCTTGAAGCTATTAATCATCAAGAAGCAATTGCTTTTATTAAAGATTTAATGAACAAAAACAATTCACTAAACGAGCGCGATCTTTTATCAATTCATAATTTAATTCTAAGAGGAATAATTCCCGAAGATGCAGGACGATATAGAAAAGTTCAGGTTATGATTCAAGGAAACACTCACATGCCTCCACAACCTTTAATTGTTCCTCAAGAAATGGAAGAATATTTTACTTGGTATGAAATCAATAAAAATAAATTGCATCCTGTTATTTTGGCAGCCGAAATGCATGAAAGATTGGTTACAATTCATCCATTTATTGATGGCAATGGAAGAACTTCAAGATTAATAATGAATTTAATTTTAATGCAAAAAGGCTATCTCATTGCTAATATTAAAGGAGACTACGAAACCCGAATGCAATATTATCAGTCTTTAGAAATTGCTCAGACTAAAAAAGACAAAGACGATTTTTTTCTTTTTATAGCACAAAAAGAAAAAGAAAGTCTGGAAAGATATATTTCAATTCTTACTCAATAA
- the smpB gene encoding SsrA-binding protein SmpB — protein MIKSVNILNKRARFDYEIIDTYTAGIVLAGTEIKSIRLGKANITESFCEFSGMELFAINTYIEEYSFGNQFNHKSRSERKLLLNKKELKTLHKNVQAKGLTIVPLKLFTNEKGLAKLQIGLCKGKKNYDKRESLKEQDTKRDLDRIKKAYN, from the coding sequence ATGATAAAATCAGTCAATATACTTAACAAAAGAGCCCGATTCGATTATGAAATAATCGACACTTATACTGCTGGAATTGTTTTGGCGGGAACAGAAATTAAATCTATACGTCTAGGAAAAGCAAACATTACCGAAAGTTTTTGCGAATTCAGTGGCATGGAACTTTTTGCCATTAATACTTATATTGAAGAATATTCTTTTGGAAACCAATTCAATCATAAATCACGAAGTGAAAGAAAACTGCTTTTAAATAAAAAAGAATTAAAAACGCTTCATAAAAATGTTCAGGCAAAAGGTTTAACGATTGTACCTTTAAAGCTATTTACAAACGAAAAAGGTTTGGCTAAACTACAAATTGGTCTTTGTAAAGGGAAAAAGAATTATGACAAACGTGAATCTTTAAAAGAACAAGACACCAAACGTGATTTGGACCGTATTAAAAAAGCTTATAATTAA
- a CDS encoding VF530 family protein, giving the protein MQNQSKDPLHGITLQKIVETLVDYYGFDTLGELIPIKCFISNPSVKSSLTFLRKTDWARKKVEELYIKTLPKLS; this is encoded by the coding sequence ATGCAAAATCAATCCAAAGATCCTTTACACGGAATTACACTTCAAAAAATTGTTGAAACCTTAGTCGATTATTATGGGTTTGATACTTTAGGGGAATTAATTCCGATAAAATGCTTTATCTCAAACCCAAGTGTAAAATCAAGTCTTACTTTTTTAAGAAAAACAGATTGGGCTCGTAAGAAAGTAGAGGAGCTTTACATCAAAACACTTCCTAAGTTAAGCTGA
- a CDS encoding DUF3575 domain-containing protein: MKKLFALIVLLFCVQMQSQTFVKFNGATALLAIPNIGIETSIGEKTTFSADVMASFWESINGHSPMKFVTVTPEIRYHFKEKYNGFYAGAHIGADKYDIQKWNYWDTNMYEHGFGYRIGATVGYNLKLSDKFLLDFFVGGGWHQGFYHGYYNDGTPGRYEKAVHWNKSGEWLPYRGGVMISYKL, encoded by the coding sequence ATGAAAAAATTATTCGCCCTAATTGTTCTTTTATTTTGTGTGCAAATGCAAAGTCAGACTTTTGTAAAATTTAATGGAGCTACAGCTTTGTTGGCTATTCCGAACATTGGTATTGAAACTAGTATTGGAGAAAAAACAACTTTTAGTGCTGATGTAATGGCTTCTTTTTGGGAATCTATTAATGGCCATAGCCCTATGAAATTTGTTACTGTTACTCCCGAAATTCGTTATCATTTTAAAGAAAAATACAATGGATTTTATGCGGGAGCTCATATAGGCGCAGATAAATATGACATACAAAAATGGAATTATTGGGACACTAACATGTATGAGCATGGCTTCGGTTATAGAATTGGAGCTACAGTAGGTTATAATCTAAAATTAAGTGATAAATTTTTACTTGACTTTTTTGTAGGTGGTGGATGGCACCAAGGATTTTATCACGGATATTATAATGACGGAACTCCAGGAAGATATGAAAAAGCAGTACACTGGAACAAAAGTGGTGAGTGGCTACCATATCGTGGCGGAGTTATGATTTCGTACAAATTATAA
- a CDS encoding GNAT family N-acetyltransferase — translation MLDFNFTPFPIIETERLILDRLTDKDVKEVFELRSNPENMKYIPRPLAKDHGEALELIRMIDEKIDTNEGINWSVRFKNDSKLIGIIGYYRMQPENYRAEIGYILSPDHHGKGIVTEAVNHLIKYGFEDLKLHSIEAVIDPENYASEKVLQKCGFVKEAHLKEVEFWEGKFLDKVIYSLLEK, via the coding sequence ATGTTAGATTTTAACTTTACTCCATTTCCAATAATAGAAACAGAACGTTTAATTTTAGACAGACTAACAGATAAAGATGTAAAGGAGGTCTTTGAATTACGCTCTAATCCTGAAAACATGAAATATATTCCTAGACCTCTGGCAAAAGATCATGGGGAAGCTTTGGAGCTCATTAGAATGATTGATGAAAAAATTGATACTAATGAAGGAATAAACTGGAGTGTCCGATTTAAAAATGATTCTAAATTAATCGGAATTATTGGGTATTATAGAATGCAACCCGAAAATTACCGTGCTGAAATTGGTTACATTCTTTCACCCGATCATCATGGAAAAGGAATTGTGACAGAAGCAGTAAACCATCTGATTAAATACGGCTTTGAAGATTTAAAGCTTCATTCAATTGAAGCCGTAATTGATCCAGAAAATTATGCCTCTGAAAAGGTATTGCAAAAATGTGGTTTTGTTAAAGAAGCTCATCTAAAAGAAGTAGAATTTTGGGAAGGAAAATTTTTAGACAAGGTAATTTACTCATTATTAGAAAAGTAG
- a CDS encoding aldose 1-epimerase family protein has protein sequence MTTTISNSILKASIKHAGAELFSIKDNQNNEYIWEGNPDFWGKHSPVLFPIVGTLKNNTYTINEKEYHLPRHGFARDMDFELIEQTESKAVFSLKSSAETLLKYPFEFELQLIYTLNENALELEYKVINNGKEKMPFSIGAHPAIALPDNFEDYAFQFEKEENLKYYLLENDLISSKTKALETKDNLVPLNYELFKNDALIFKTLDSKSLTILNNSKPYVKVSYNDFPSLGIWTKENAPFICIEPWLGYSDTDENTGDLYKKEGILILDGNKNFSAKFSITIL, from the coding sequence GTGACTACAACTATCTCAAATTCTATATTAAAAGCTTCTATTAAACATGCTGGAGCCGAATTATTTTCTATAAAAGACAATCAAAACAACGAATATATTTGGGAAGGTAATCCCGATTTTTGGGGTAAGCATTCGCCAGTACTTTTTCCAATTGTAGGGACTTTAAAAAATAACACTTACACAATCAATGAAAAAGAATACCATCTTCCGCGTCATGGTTTTGCGCGTGATATGGATTTTGAATTGATTGAACAAACAGAGAGTAAAGCTGTTTTCTCTCTTAAATCTTCTGCAGAAACATTACTGAAATATCCTTTTGAGTTTGAATTACAGCTTATTTATACACTTAATGAAAACGCATTAGAACTTGAATACAAAGTAATAAATAACGGAAAAGAAAAAATGCCCTTTTCAATTGGAGCACATCCGGCAATCGCACTTCCAGACAACTTTGAAGATTATGCCTTCCAATTCGAAAAAGAAGAAAATTTAAAATATTATCTACTTGAAAACGATTTGATTTCTTCTAAGACCAAAGCTTTAGAAACAAAAGACAATTTAGTTCCTTTAAATTACGAGCTTTTCAAGAATGATGCATTAATTTTCAAAACATTAGATTCAAAATCCCTAACTATTCTGAACAATTCAAAACCGTATGTAAAAGTTAGCTATAATGATTTTCCAAGTTTAGGAATCTGGACTAAAGAAAATGCGCCATTTATCTGCATTGAGCCTTGGCTTGGCTATTCAGATACTGATGAAAACACTGGCGATTTATACAAAAAAGAAGGAATTTTGATTTTGGATGGAAACAAAAATTTCAGTGCAAAATTTAGTATTACTATATTATAA
- a CDS encoding M1 family metallopeptidase: MKKQSAKAILTAALFFGISSVWAQQTPSAPAANPVNNYNYHDAFGPHFYTKNATSTRTASGEPGIEYWQNRADYQITAKLNGTTNEIVGTDEITYTNNSPNKLSFLWLNLDQNLFKEDSRGNAVVPLTGSRNGAQGQVFDGGNKIKSVKVISGGKNKTEVDAKYIVTDTRMQIFLPQELAAKGASVKIKIDFSFIAPFEGSDRMGVLETKNGKIFTIAQWYPRMCVYDDVRGWNTAPYLGASEFYLEYGDFDVKLTVPGNHFVVASGELLNGQEVLSVDHFKKYKDAANSDKTVTIRSEQEVNSASNANAGTDKTWHYKIKNARDFSWASSPAFILDGAKINLPSGKKALALSAYPVESAGQGAYGRSTEYVKASIEHYSKQWFEYPYPVATNVAGNEGGMEYPGIVFCGWKSKGQDLWGVTDHEFGHIWFPMIVGSNERLFAWMDEGFNTFINSLSTAAFNNGEYKEGPTNLHDMAEPFTRPDLETIMSSPDNMKEANIGMLCYFKPSAGLVILREQILGKERFDTAFRTYIQRWAYKHPQPDDFFRSMENVAGEDLSWFWRSWYVNNWRFDQGVNSVKYVKNDPAKGAVITVENFDKMPMPIVLDVKTKSGKVTRVNLPVEIWQRNNSWSFKHNSTEEIESITLDPDNAFPDNNTSNNVWTAGKGKVEKDIILDPYIGNYITAKSPLTIELTEKNSVLNAELPNYPKFALEPVANEKDTFESARAGLKIKFNEAKTGFDLILIGNGQVIPFTKK, translated from the coding sequence ATGAAAAAGCAATCTGCAAAAGCCATTTTAACCGCGGCTTTATTTTTTGGGATTTCTTCAGTTTGGGCGCAGCAAACTCCGTCAGCACCAGCAGCAAATCCAGTAAATAATTACAATTACCATGATGCCTTTGGACCTCATTTCTACACCAAAAATGCTACATCAACCCGTACTGCGAGCGGTGAACCAGGAATAGAATATTGGCAGAATAGAGCCGATTACCAGATTACGGCAAAATTAAATGGAACTACAAATGAGATTGTAGGGACAGATGAAATTACTTATACTAATAATAGTCCTAATAAATTGTCTTTTCTTTGGTTGAATTTAGATCAGAACTTATTTAAAGAAGATTCTAGAGGGAACGCTGTTGTACCTTTAACAGGAAGCCGTAACGGTGCTCAAGGACAAGTTTTTGATGGTGGAAATAAAATTAAATCTGTAAAGGTAATTTCTGGAGGAAAAAATAAAACAGAAGTTGATGCTAAATATATAGTTACAGATACTAGAATGCAGATTTTCCTTCCTCAGGAATTGGCTGCAAAAGGAGCTTCTGTAAAAATTAAAATTGATTTCTCTTTCATCGCACCTTTTGAAGGATCGGATAGAATGGGAGTTTTAGAAACCAAAAACGGAAAAATCTTTACAATTGCACAATGGTATCCACGTATGTGTGTGTACGATGATGTGAGAGGATGGAATACAGCTCCTTATTTAGGTGCATCTGAGTTTTACCTTGAATATGGTGATTTTGATGTAAAATTAACTGTTCCAGGGAATCACTTTGTAGTTGCTTCTGGTGAATTATTAAATGGTCAGGAAGTGCTTTCTGTAGATCATTTCAAAAAATATAAAGATGCAGCAAACAGTGATAAAACTGTAACGATTCGTTCTGAGCAAGAAGTAAATTCAGCTTCAAATGCAAATGCTGGAACAGATAAAACATGGCATTATAAAATTAAAAATGCACGTGATTTCTCTTGGGCATCATCTCCAGCTTTCATATTAGATGGAGCAAAAATTAATCTTCCTAGTGGTAAAAAAGCATTAGCATTATCTGCTTATCCTGTTGAAAGTGCTGGGCAAGGTGCTTACGGGCGTTCTACAGAATATGTAAAAGCATCAATCGAACATTATTCTAAGCAATGGTTTGAATATCCTTATCCAGTAGCTACAAACGTTGCGGGGAATGAAGGAGGAATGGAATATCCTGGGATCGTTTTCTGCGGATGGAAATCTAAAGGACAAGATCTTTGGGGAGTTACAGATCACGAATTTGGTCATATCTGGTTCCCAATGATCGTGGGATCAAACGAAAGATTATTTGCTTGGATGGATGAAGGATTTAATACTTTCATTAACTCATTAAGTACTGCTGCATTTAACAATGGTGAATATAAAGAAGGGCCAACAAATTTGCATGATATGGCAGAACCTTTTACTAGACCTGACTTAGAAACGATTATGAGTTCTCCTGACAACATGAAGGAAGCTAATATTGGTATGTTATGCTATTTTAAACCAAGTGCAGGTTTGGTAATTTTAAGAGAGCAGATTTTAGGTAAAGAACGTTTTGATACTGCTTTTAGAACTTATATTCAGCGTTGGGCATACAAACATCCGCAACCAGACGATTTCTTTAGATCTATGGAGAATGTAGCAGGGGAAGATTTAAGCTGGTTCTGGAGAAGCTGGTATGTAAACAACTGGCGTTTCGACCAAGGTGTTAATTCTGTGAAATATGTAAAAAATGATCCAGCTAAAGGTGCTGTAATCACAGTTGAAAACTTTGATAAAATGCCTATGCCTATTGTTTTAGATGTAAAAACAAAAAGTGGAAAAGTGACAAGAGTTAATTTGCCGGTAGAAATTTGGCAAAGGAATAATTCTTGGTCTTTCAAACATAATTCGACTGAAGAGATCGAAAGCATCACTTTAGATCCAGATAATGCTTTTCCAGACAACAATACGTCTAATAATGTTTGGACGGCGGGAAAAGGTAAGGTAGAAAAAGATATTATTTTAGATCCGTATATAGGAAACTACATTACTGCAAAATCGCCTTTAACAATTGAATTGACCGAGAAAAATAGTGTTTTAAATGCAGAACTTCCAAACTATCCTAAGTTTGCATTAGAGCCTGTTGCAAACGAAAAAGATACTTTCGAATCTGCTAGAGCTGGCTTAAAAATTAAGTTTAATGAAGCAAAAACTGGTTTCGATTTGATACTTATAGGAAATGGGCAAGTGATTCCGTTTACAAAAAAGTAA
- a CDS encoding GNAT family N-acetyltransferase, with protein sequence MKISIVVTQEEHFKYAQEICDTIESSALLRGTGIAKRTPEYIQKKMANGDAMIALADGKFAGFCYIESWQHGKFVAHSGLIVHPDYRSHGLAKKIKSKVFEYSLKRFPDAKIFGITTGLAVMKINSELGYKPVPFSELTTDPSFWAGCKTCTNYHILQSKENKMCLCTGMLYDPKEKQKTPPRHPFNEAVLNRLRKIKQALFLNKILSLFV encoded by the coding sequence ATGAAGATCTCTATTGTTGTTACCCAGGAAGAACACTTCAAATACGCACAAGAAATCTGCGATACGATAGAATCATCTGCCTTGTTAAGAGGCACGGGGATTGCTAAAAGAACTCCTGAGTACATTCAGAAAAAAATGGCAAACGGTGATGCAATGATTGCTTTGGCTGATGGAAAGTTTGCAGGTTTTTGTTACATAGAAAGCTGGCAGCATGGAAAGTTTGTTGCACATTCTGGATTAATTGTACATCCAGATTATAGAAGTCATGGTTTAGCCAAAAAGATAAAATCAAAAGTTTTTGAATATTCTTTGAAAAGATTTCCAGACGCTAAAATATTTGGAATTACAACTGGTTTGGCTGTAATGAAAATTAATTCTGAATTAGGTTATAAGCCAGTTCCGTTTTCAGAACTTACAACCGATCCGAGTTTTTGGGCAGGCTGTAAAACTTGTACAAACTATCATATTCTGCAAAGCAAAGAAAACAAAATGTGCCTTTGTACAGGAATGTTATACGACCCAAAGGAAAAACAAAAAACACCGCCAAGACATCCTTTTAATGAGGCTGTCTTAAACAGACTTAGAAAAATAAAACAAGCTTTATTTTTAAATAAAATATTGTCATTGTTTGTTTAA
- a CDS encoding argininosuccinate synthase: protein MKKVVLAYSGGLDTSYCLKYLKNEKGYEVHTVLVDTGGFSAEELTAIEKRAYELGSAQHANLTILDKYYDKAIKYLIFGNVLKNNTYPLSVSAERIFQAIEAIKYAKKVGATAIAHGSTGAGNDQIRFDLIFQTIAPEIEIITPIRDLKLSRQEEVDYLAQNGVHYSWEKAQYSINKGLWGTSVGGKETLTSSQPLPSEAYPSQLQKEGEEKVTLHFEQGELVGLNGKTDKPSNNIVALEKLASAYAIGRDIHVGDTIIGIKGRVGFEAAAPLIIIKAHHLLEKHTLGKWQQYWKEQLGNWYGMLFHEGQFLDPVMRNIETFLQDTQKTVNGTVTVSLKPYHFSLDGIESENDLMNTGFGQYGEMNNAWTSDDAKGFIKILGNAQNIFSSVNKLDHD from the coding sequence ATGAAAAAAGTAGTATTAGCTTATAGCGGAGGATTAGATACCTCGTATTGTTTGAAATATTTAAAAAATGAAAAAGGATACGAAGTTCACACTGTTCTTGTTGATACAGGAGGATTTTCTGCTGAAGAATTAACAGCTATTGAAAAAAGAGCTTACGAGTTAGGAAGTGCACAACACGCCAACTTAACAATTTTAGATAAATATTACGATAAAGCTATCAAATACTTGATTTTCGGAAACGTATTAAAAAACAATACATATCCATTATCAGTAAGTGCTGAACGTATTTTTCAAGCAATCGAAGCTATAAAATATGCGAAAAAAGTAGGAGCTACTGCAATCGCTCACGGAAGTACTGGTGCTGGAAATGATCAAATTCGTTTTGATTTGATTTTCCAAACTATCGCTCCGGAAATTGAAATCATTACGCCAATTAGAGATTTAAAATTATCAAGACAAGAAGAAGTTGATTATTTAGCTCAAAACGGAGTTCACTATTCTTGGGAAAAAGCACAATATTCTATCAATAAAGGACTTTGGGGAACAAGCGTTGGGGGAAAAGAAACTTTAACTTCAAGTCAGCCATTGCCAAGTGAAGCTTATCCTTCACAATTACAAAAAGAAGGTGAAGAAAAAGTAACGCTTCATTTTGAACAAGGAGAATTAGTCGGTTTAAATGGAAAAACAGATAAACCATCAAATAATATTGTAGCTCTTGAAAAACTAGCAAGTGCTTATGCAATAGGTAGAGATATTCACGTTGGAGATACAATTATCGGAATTAAAGGAAGAGTTGGTTTTGAAGCTGCTGCTCCGTTAATTATCATAAAAGCACACCATTTATTAGAGAAACATACTCTTGGAAAATGGCAGCAATACTGGAAAGAACAGCTAGGAAACTGGTACGGAATGTTATTCCACGAAGGTCAATTCTTAGATCCAGTGATGAGAAACATTGAAACTTTCTTGCAAGACACTCAAAAAACAGTAAACGGAACGGTAACAGTTTCATTAAAACCATATCATTTCTCACTTGATGGAATCGAATCTGAAAATGATTTAATGAACACAGGTTTCGGTCAATACGGAGAAATGAATAATGCTTGGACATCTGACGATGCAAAAGGATTTATTAAGATTTTAGGAAATGCACAAAACATATTCTCATCTGTAAACAAATTAGATCATGATTAA
- the argC gene encoding N-acetyl-gamma-glutamyl-phosphate reductase: MINVGIIGGSGYTAGELIRILMYHPKVNIDFVYSTTNAGKPLSVAHHDLMGDIEMNFTDEINPNVNVVFLCLGHGKSISFLKENQFASHTKIIDLGNDFRLNKDAHFEGKDFVYGLPEINKAEIKKTNYIANPGCFATAIQLALLPLAKHNLLNNDVHINATTGSTGAGVSLSETSHFSWRNNNMSHYKAFEHQHLGEISESLVQLQDDFDSELLFIPNRGDFPRGIFATLYTLCDDSLEQLVAKYEDFYKNEPFVTVTTTNINMKQVVQTNKCIISLLKKGNRVLITSIIDNLTKGASGQAIQNMNLMFGLEETTGLHLKPSGF; encoded by the coding sequence ATGATTAATGTCGGAATTATTGGTGGTTCGGGCTACACAGCCGGAGAACTCATCAGAATTTTAATGTATCATCCCAAAGTAAACATTGATTTTGTTTACAGTACAACAAACGCTGGAAAACCGCTTTCTGTGGCGCACCACGATTTGATGGGTGATATCGAAATGAATTTCACAGATGAAATCAATCCGAATGTGAATGTTGTTTTCTTGTGTTTAGGTCACGGAAAATCGATTTCATTTTTGAAAGAAAACCAGTTTGCAAGTCATACCAAAATCATCGATTTAGGAAATGATTTCAGATTGAATAAAGATGCTCATTTCGAAGGAAAAGATTTTGTTTACGGATTGCCTGAAATTAATAAAGCAGAAATTAAAAAGACAAATTATATTGCCAATCCAGGCTGTTTTGCAACTGCTATTCAATTGGCATTATTGCCTTTAGCAAAACATAATTTGCTGAATAATGATGTTCATATTAATGCTACAACGGGAAGTACAGGAGCGGGAGTAAGTCTTTCAGAAACTTCTCATTTCAGTTGGAGAAACAATAATATGTCACATTATAAAGCTTTTGAACACCAGCATTTAGGCGAAATTTCAGAAAGCTTAGTTCAGTTACAAGACGATTTTGACAGCGAATTGCTTTTTATTCCAAACAGAGGAGATTTTCCAAGAGGAATTTTTGCAACGCTTTATACATTATGCGATGATAGTTTGGAGCAATTGGTTGCTAAATACGAGGATTTCTATAAAAACGAGCCTTTCGTAACTGTTACCACAACAAACATCAACATGAAACAAGTGGTGCAAACGAATAAATGTATCATTAGTTTATTGAAAAAAGGAAACCGGGTTCTCATAACATCAATTATAGATAACTTAACCAAAGGTGCTTCAGGACAAGCGATTCAAAACATGAATTTAATGTTCGGTTTAGAAGAAACCACAGGTTTACATTTGAAACCAAGCGGATTTTAG